The sequence below is a genomic window from Gossypium hirsutum isolate 1008001.06 chromosome A11, Gossypium_hirsutum_v2.1, whole genome shotgun sequence.
ataaaaaaataaaaaaatcaagagGGGCCACGCCGAAGCCCTTGATTGACTGCCCCTGGGCTCGCCAAGAGTGCGAAGGAATACCTGTATTGTTAGGAGTTCATCAGTTTGCACTGTTTATGAGTACTATGTTCTCATGTTATGTTTCTCGACAAAAAGCATTCTAAAGGTGGGATATTTACATATAACATTCCATTTTTATATGTTTGAAACAAATATATTTCATAGATTTGAATATGAATATGTgttttgtaaatttattaatatctaGATAATATGTTTTCcgcatttttaaaattaatttcacaataatttatctaaaaattttagaagtacttcattttttatttcgTAAAGCAGGAGGTTGGGTTGAGTGAAAAGTGTCAAAGAAATATTGAAAATCGATTGGTTGTATATGGTTAAGATATTAATTGCAggtattttatttgatttttttttataaatttgttttgatttttaaattcaCGGGTTtctagttaaattaatttttcttatcTACAAATAAACattatagatttaaaatagtaaaaataactaaaaatgttatataaatattttttgaatttaaaaaatcgataaaataaattatttttaaccgATCAAGCTCGATtcgaatgaattttattttcgtaaaataaagcatatattaattttgatttttttttaaagtactcCTAGCAAACGGGACATAGCTAACCTTTGTGAAGTGCGATGGCCAATGAAAGAGAGCAGTCCAATCGGCAAAAAGACCGGGACCAATTCTGGAAGTGAAACTGAATTTCGTTACTatattttttccatttaaaaaaaatcctcaaTTCTCATATAAATCATCGTAGTAGTAGTATTTAAGAACAAAACAATATCTCCAtcgacaaaaagaaaaaaaaaaaaaaaaaagaacgacCGTTTCACCAGACCCGACCTTTTCGCCTGTGCTTTAAACTATCTTTATGGAAAGTTGCTTTTATTATTCAAACTTCATTTACAGATATTAATTGCAGTTTTAAACCACTTTTTCCTTAAAAACAACAAGTGTTTGATTTCagtttcattgttttgtttttttttttttaaatataactatAAAACCCAACATAAATCCAAAcccaaaactttgtttttacTTCTGGTTTGGTCGTTGCGTTTTTGATCTGattggaagaaaagaaaagaaaagaaaagaaaagggtgagAATGGATAGGTACCAGAGAGTGGAGAAGCCAAAAGCAGAGATTCCAATAATCGAAAACGAAATCAGGATAACCACACAAGGCAGAATAAGGAATTATATTACTTATGCTACTACTCTACTCTTAGTAAgctctcattttctttcttcatttCATGGTTTTTACTTTGTGTGTGAATCTTattgatgaaattacattttgtGTAGGAGAAAGGGTCCAATGAGATAGTTCTTAAAGCAATGGGAAGAGCTATTAATAAGACTGTGATGATTGCAGAGCTAATCAAGGTATAAACATCGAAAGATTATATCTTTCAGATCGCTATTCTCCAACAGGTCTAAACGAGTAGATTTCTCCATACATTTTAATGTTAAAaagctttttctttttgcagACGAGAGTTGCTGATCTTCATCAAATTACTTCAATTGGTTCGACTGATATTACAGATATGTGGGAACCCCTAGAAGAAGGCTTGCTCCCGTATGAAAACGACTACACTCTTTTATATGCTAATTAACTTCTTTTAATCTATATTATTCGGATTTGAGTGTGAGTTGTTCATGACTTTTTTTCATCTGTCCAAGGTTTTAATTATgtgctttttattattattagagaTCATAAATCATGATGTTTTGTTTgctgtctttttattattacAGTCTAGAGATTACCCGTCATGTATCGATGATCACTGTTACGTTATCGAAGAAGGAGCTGGATATGTCTTCCACTGGGTAAATAAAACTACGTGTTTTATTGAAAAATAGTGAATATGTTGGAGGATTCTTAGGTAACATTAGTATACTCATAAAATGCAGATATCAACCACCTCTTCAGGCTGATCAAGTGAAACCCTTAAATGAATACGAAGATGATGGAGGTAAACAATCTTGTTAAACAAATACTCATCACAATGAGAAAAAGGGAgaatttgttttagttttatcTAACTACTTTCACTTTCATGTTGTTTAGCTCCTGAGCCTCCACCAAAGACACGAGGAAGAGGACGAGGTGGTCGAGGAAGGATTAGGGCTAAAGGTGACACACAaggttttcaaatttattatctcaaagctataaatatttaatctgactttcttttttatttttaaaaaaaatatttctattcGACATTCGTATTCAATATATTGGTTTTGCAATATAAATACGAGAATATATATGAACTCTAAAGTCTAAATACATGAAAAACCTGTGATATATACCTGACCTTCAAGTGATGTGAAATGTGGTGTGTTATAGGGGAATATAATGGTGATGGTTTAGGAGGCAAAGGTAGAGGACGTGGAAGAGGGCGTTCTTTCCGGGGTCGAGGACGAGGCGGTGCCTATGGTGGTGGAGGATACTATGGCGTCTATTCTGAATCAGATGCAGCCCTTACCCAAGTTCGTGGTAAGTTTGGGCTTCCCTACCCTTCGTTCAACTCCTTTTTTTCCAActgttatataatattatattagaaTTAAGCCAACATTTGTGTACTAATAATTTCAAACTTTCCCAGGGCGTGGCCGAGAGAGGGGAAGAGGTGGCCGTGTCCGTGGTGGAGGCGGTCGTGGTCGTTATTCGAAGACGGAACCTGGGCCAAACCAAGCAAAAGCCGCTTGACATCTTGTTGTTGATATATGTGGATGCCTGCTCTGCTTGTATCTCCATCAACCATGAAGTCCACAATATTTATGCCATATTACTAGCTTTGCTTGCAAGTTTTATTTTTGGTCATTTCAACTAGATAAAGTCTCTTTTTACTCTTAATTTACATATACTTAGAACATTTGTacaatttttttcaacttttttttttgtttttttaaaatagaaataatagaGCAGCACTTTTTTTCCCCCTTAATTGCATTTCCATGCTATTTGCTAATCagtttgaataattttttaaaaaaatttggtttgTTAAATCTGAATTTTCTCTAGATTTTTCAGGATGAAATTTTGGAGAATTTCaattaaaaactaatttactttaaaaaaaataaaacttagaTTAGGATTTGCTTACGCAAGTGATGATAGTAAATGTTACCATGATCTAGCAGTGAATATCAAAACTAcctctaattaaaaaaaaaaatcaaaacttttgtTTGCATGCAAAATGCTCACGTCCTCAACTCTTACAACTCCATTAAGTAGTTCTCAATTGAAATACAAGCATTTTAACCCTTTTTTACTAAGGCATATATATTCATTAAAGAAATGCAGATTACACAGAAACAACACCTAAACCTAGTAAAAAGaacattttaaatttcatttgattCTGATAAACTTTCGAAGACAAACTCTCCATCTTTCCATGGTTTTATCCCTACCTATGCTCAAAAAGAAATTTCAAACTTGGAAACCTACAAGGAAGATGTATATATGCATACATGCATCATACATAGTCTTGAGAATTTTCAAAAGCTCAACAATATATACGtacatgtatatgtgtatatttcAGCAAAAGATAATGTATATACGTTTGTTTGTTGATCCATGGCAAGTAGAAATAAAGAGAGTTCATAAAGATGAAACAGGTGTTCTCGTATGGGGATTCCATGGTGAATTGCAAaacatctctctctctctctctatatatatatatatgttactcGGAATCTCAAGACTATATTAGTTATGTACTGAACTCCTACTGGTTTTGCTGCTTCAATATCACTTAACCTATAATGCGTTCTCATCagttaatatatatgtatgtatgtatatccAACAGCATTAGATTCTTCATTTTCATGTAACAATACCAGCAGGAAAGATATTAAAGCACATCTCTCCCACTCTTAATTATGACCTCAATCTTTAATGGTATATCAAATCATGtagtaatgaaaaaaaaatcctcCAAAATCACGagatttcattttcaaaatcctcACATGCGATATTATTAAAGGAATGAAATTACCAACAAGTTGATGTTGAAGTACTAGAAAAATAATCCTACATAAAATGAGATAATCCAAATGCATGGCAACAACTGAAAGGAAAATTAGGCAGCCATTGCCAAACTGTATTCAACTTTTTTCAGCTTATATTCATCTAAACTTAACCTTTACTCAACAAAATATAGACATTTTTTCCCCCAATTACCCAATAATAAGGACCGAATTAAGCTAACTGGGTTTAACTAAAACCTGAAAGTAAAACGCAAAAGAAACTATTCAAAGTCAGTTAATTAAACTTGATGATCATGATTTATGACCCAAAACCCAGAATAAATCAATGATCAATACCATAAATTATTTCCATAGCTAACCTTAATAGGCTTCGTTTCCTTGTAAATTCTGTCAAGAGACTTGTACTTTTGCTTCTTATGAACTGGTCTCAAAATCTCATCTTCTTTCCCAAAAATCTCTTCAATCTTTGCGCAAGTTATATCTTCACACGATCTTTTGCCTTGGATCATCTTCGTCTTAGTGGTGGTGGTGGTGCAGCTGCTGCTGTTGTTGTTGTCTTCATCGCTCAGTTGAATCAGCTGTTCAGCCGCTGCTGCCATGTCGGAATCTAACTTCGACGACGACTTTTGTGACTTGACCAAACAAGACTTTGATTCCGACATTGAGAAAATCAACTCAAAGAGTCCaaaattatcttattttttaaaattttccctctGATTTTTGTTTTTCTGTGTTTGGCCAAgaattttcttcttgtttttggtTACTTTGTGAACGGGTTTTTGCTTTAAAGAGATTGGGCGTAGAGCGCGTTTTAAGGTACGTGTTGTATGAGGTTtttaaaggaaggaaaaaaaaaaaaaaaaagggaagaaagtGCAGCGTGGTTGCTATGAAGTAGACCTGTCGCGGGTCCAACAAAATCTTTTATAATTAAGGTgatatttaatcaattaaaaaataaatactaaaaatttaaatattaaattaaaagttataaaactgtttaatatattatttaaaattaattatttaatataattaaattatttgataactataaattttaaattaaataaaaaatatattctacattttatttttaatttttaaatattttaatttattttaagtaaaaattaaattttttaaatagaaaatttttagaggATAAtacaatgttaaaataaattaaaaatattttccgttaagtgataagtagctcttatttacttattatttattatattttaataaaaaagaaaattctaattgactgttttattttagattattaaacatgtgtaaaaaattaaattattaaaaatattaattttgaattgatttaacATTTTCAGTGGTATCAAACAAACCCTAGATAAAATGGGTATGATTtgagttattattttatgatcctttaaaaatatttttatctaaatttaattctaaaatattaatGGTAATATagtctctctttttttaatattaattgaaatgaaatttgagttttgaggttggattttgtaaaaaaagcctaatagaaaaaattttaaaagaaagtttCAAAATTCGTCGTGATAGATCTATTATACATTGCCTTCGAAAATCTGGAATAAAATTATTAGATGTTCTATTTTTCAATGAAAATCATTCGCATATGAAAGAAGTTTACAAGCAAAAGTCAAAGTCGATCCAAAGTTACAAGAGCGAAAGCTCCAAACAAGCTAAAGTTTTCAACAAGATTAGTACAACTGAAAAACGATGGCCTAAGCTCCAACTAATACAAAACGATGCTCTAAAAAGACGATAAACCTAAAGTCGGAGTTGGACACAGCAAGCGGATCCTACACTTGAATCAAGCATTCATTACTAAATGATTAAAAGCCATAATAATAGTCAAAAGCCACACAAACGAGCCATTGTATTGGTGGATAGCCATAGAAGTGAAATGACCACCTTGATGCGATGAATTCCTTTCGAAAGCCGTCGCTCCCTTATTGATGGAGTTGTGGCCATTAAACCTAAACCAATAGATGTGGAACCTTGGAAAACAACATACAAAACATGAGTCATCAAAGACTGGTCGAGCAAACAGTAGATGGACATGTTTTTTGCGCCTGAGCAAAAGACACACTTCAAGAAAGGCTGAGCGTAGAGCTAGCTAAAGAAAAGCCTTGAATGAGGGAGGCAAAGGTCACTTCCGGGTCCAAAGTGTATTATTCCACAATCAGTCCTAATCATGCTGGAAAATCTACCGATGGCCGGTTGAGGGTATGGTGATGGAGGCAAAAGGGGGTGGTGGCCAGCTGGTCATCGCCAAATGATCGGCCTCCATGTTAGCCTGAGAGAGTTCTAAGCCTCCTATTTGGATCTTCCTGTTTGAGATCTTCAACTGCAAATTCGAATAGTCTGCACTCTTGATTGACTAGAGAGATTGTCGGCTAGCTTCAAGCGGCACACGGAGATCTTCGATCAATTGGGTCTGAAAAGGCTCCTTCGAATCTTCGGTAATGGATAGCACAAAGGGGAGGATGGGACCAATTGAAAGCAGTTAGGTCTAGTGAAGCTGAGGTGGCGAAGGGATGTCGGAGGGCTTATGGAGGAGCTATGATAGCTAGGGTTGGAAAAATTAGGTAACAAAAGAAAACTTGTTTTTGTTAtggataaaaaagaaataaacaaaaaaaaaacattttttaaaaattttggaatcGGAACTAAATAACATAATATGTAAATGAGCGCAAAATCTTTTAAATTTATGACCAAAATCAtactatataaatattaaaaactaaatttattattatattaattttaaaactattaCGATATATTTTCATCATTGATTAAcagaatttgataaaaaaagaaaaatgtaattAGTTGGATGATCATTTTGTTACATTTTATAGTTTGATAACAATAATTAGGTGACAACTGACTGCCTCAGTTGTCAGCATGCGAAACTGAGAAATTAAcacaaacaaaatcaaataataaagcGGTTTCTGCAAGCGTGACAAATCACTTGGAATATTTCTAATGTTCAAGAAAACACCGGAGTActctaaaaatcaaatttaagagAATATTTCTATTGTTCTAAATCAAGATTATTGAAACTTTTTTTTGAGTGAATTACAATAATAGGGTAAAACCCTAACAACTAACGTGACTAACGTGATTCATACCCAGACCATGCCTAAGGTGGTAAACACCATTAATCATCAGACTTGCTTGAGATGATAAACACCATTAATCATCAGACTATCACTTGGGTTTCAGATTATTGAAACTCAGATAATGAATTTGTTAAAATTGTGGGttcatattaattaattaattgatgtaAATGTGTTTATGTTGCGTTTATTAGTTCTATTTTATAATGAATCATGACTCGTTGAAAATGACAGATAACAGTTTATAGTGGTCAAATGAAAGAAATATTGACCTAACTTGTTATAAAGTTGCCTGAAAATTCCTTTCTTAACAAGCAATTTGCTATTTTCCTCTTCATTTCCCCTTTTtaagtaaattatatatatgcatttatatatattgagtgcgaaatttaaaaaaaaaattaggagggCTAGAATTAactataaatttttgaaaaattaaaatataatttaattatatattaatttaagattttattatttaaaaaaattaaataatttttctatatttttaaaggGTCAAAGTGCAATTTACCATCAAATTGAAATAAAGCATTATGATTCTCTCTCTTttcttgtataaaaaaaatacaatttaccATCAAATTGAAATAAAGCATTATGATCCTCTCTCTTTTcttgtataaaaaaatacaatttaccaatatataaatttctaatttaataatttataaggaAACAAAATTGTAATTGGGCCAGGCCCTCTCTTGCCTTCTGCATTCacccatgcaaataatatgctGTTTGATTTAAGCTACAATGGACTCATATTTACTTCAAATAAAAATCAGAGGGTTAATGGAGATCTTGTGGCAGCTAGTCTTGTGCGTGAAACCCTTTGTACGCTCATTCTAAAACaattaataaatgaattttaatttcgtttattttttacatattaaagCAATATAAGAATAATtggaatttatttaaataataataattagatttaattattttttatcaaaattatatatatagttgaattaaaattaatacaTTATACAAATAATTGTACCAAATTAAAATACCCATCATTAAATTAGAATAAGCAAAGAATATCCACCTCAAAAATTTGAACTgaatttttatgtatatacttaaaacagtcacatacatatatatatattgatggtCCCAAAATGCAACATCCTAGAATGCAATAATTAACTAGGATGAGATTTGCTTGCTTGGATCACAACTGTGATCGGTATCTTGAATAACAACATCCACAGTTTGAGGCTCCGATTGCCGTTCCGGTTGTGCTGCTAGCTGTTCCCAAGTCTTCTTCTCCTTGGCTTTTCCCCATAGAACTCCGTATACTCCTATAATTATTATCACCGACCCTATGATGCTGATGCATGAAAACATTTGGATCAATATCATGTGCAAGTAGAGacgaaaagaaaaacaaataaatattaaaaattcgtAAAGAAAAAATGCATGCTAGGTAGGTAGCTGAGAGAGTTTGAATTTAACCTTCCTATGCTTAGTTTCTCGTCGAAGATCAATGATCCAACAATGGCTACGTATACGAGTGTAAGAGGGTTGAAGATGGATACAAATAATGGCCCCCTCAAACGCAAGCACCATGACATAAGAACTACCGTAAGTCCTGAACCGACGGCTCCCtttgttattaaaaaaaaaaaacattagtaGTACTTAACAAGCAGAAACCCAATGTAAAGTTCACTAAGAATGTGTTACTTTTtgtaactatatat
It includes:
- the LOC107905756 gene encoding H/ACA ribonucleoprotein complex subunit GAR1 isoform X2, whose amino-acid sequence is MDRYQRVEKPKAEIPIIENEIRITTQGRIRNYITYATTLLLEKGSNEIVLKAMGRAINKTVMIAELIKTRVADLHQITSIGSTDITDMWEPLEEGLLPLEITRHVSMITVTLSKKELDMSSTGYQPPLQADQVKPLNEYEDDGAPEPPPKTRGRGRGGRGRIRAKGEYNGDGLGGKGRGRGRGRSFRGRGRGGAYGGGGYYGVYSESDAALTQVRGRGRERGRGGRVRGGGGRGRYSKTEPGPNQAKAA
- the LOC107905756 gene encoding keratin, type II cytoskeletal 1 isoform X1 → MDRYQRVEKPKAEIPIIENEIRITTQGRIRNYITYATTLLLEKGSNEIVLKAMGRAINKTVMIAELIKTRVADLHQITSIGSTDITDMWEPLEEGLLPLEITRHVSMITVTLSKKELDMSSTGYQPPLQADQVKPLNEYEDDGAPEPPPKTRGRGRGGRGRIRAKGDTQGEYNGDGLGGKGRGRGRGRSFRGRGRGGAYGGGGYYGVYSESDAALTQVRGRGRERGRGGRVRGGGGRGRYSKTEPGPNQAKAA